AGTTGTATTTAGACTTACGTACTTTTTCAGCAAAATGATTCCAATCGTATGGTGCTAAAGTAAAATCGTTTCCTTCTTTATTGATTTCTGCTTGAATTTCTTTCGTTTCAGCAGCTACTTTTGATAACGACCCAGGAATTAATCCGTTGAACATTTCAAATACTTTATCTGGTGTAGATGCCATTGTTCCTTGTAAACTCCAGCTTGCAAAGTTGTCAAAACCTAAGATTTGCGCTTTCTTAGCACGTAACAAAGCCATCTTTTTTACTAAGTCGCTTGTGTTATACTCACCTGCATCAGTTCTGTGAATTGATTTTTCAAACAATTCTTTACGAACTTCTCTATTCTCTAAAGTTTGTAATAAAGGTTGTTGTGTAGTATTAATCAGTTGGATTTCATACTTACCGTCTTTCTCTAAACCTTTAATTGTTTCTTCTGAAAGTCCTTTTAACTGTTCTTTACCGGTAACAGTTAACCCTCCTTTTTTACTCGCGTCTAATAACTTTTTTCCGAAGTCGTTAGATAAACTTGCTAATTCTGCATTGATTTCTTTTAACTCGTTTTTCTTTTCTTCAGATAAGTTAGCTCCTGCTTTTACAAACTTTTTATACTGTTCTTTAACCAAGTGCTTAGATTCCGCATCTAACTCTAGACGTTCTAAATTGAAATATATGAATTTAATTCTTTCAAATAGTTGCGTATTTAGCAAGATTTCATCGTTGTGTTTAGAAAACTTTGGTGCTAATTCTTTTTGATTGTCTTTAATTGTATCGTTTGTATGTGCTCCTGCTAAAGCGTAAAAAACAGCCGTGGCATTGTCTAACATTTTACTACTTTCTTCAAAAGCGATAATTGTGTTTTCAAATGTTGGTGCTTCTGTATTTGCTATAATTTTAGCTATTTCTTCATTTTGAACTTCCATACCTTTTAAAATTGCAGGCATAAAGTGTTCGTTCTTTATTTTAGTAAAATCTGGTGCTCCAAAGTCTAAAGAACTTTTTACTAATAATGGATTTTCTACCATGTTTGAAGTGGTTTCTTTTTTAGTTTGCTCTGTTTTACACGACATAGCTACTACTAGCGTTGCTATGAGTAATAGTTGTTTTTTCATAAGTTTTGGCCTTTATTATTCAAATAAAGTGAACGTAATTACCTGTTAAGATTACTTCGTTTCACTCGTAATGACGATTCTTAATTAATCAACAGCTTTTAAGCTTAAATCCATATTGTATACTGAATGTGTTAAGGCTCCAGACGAAATAAAATCAACCCCACACTCTGCATATTCTCTAATGGTCTTTTCATTGATTCCTCCAGAAGATTCTGTTAAACATTGCTCTCCTATCATAGCTACCGCCTTACGGGTATCTTCATAATTAAAGTTGTCTATCAAAATTCTGTACACACCTTCGTTTTGTAAAATCTCTTCAATTTCTTCTAGGCTACGTGCTTCTACAATAATTTTAATATCCAATCCTTTTTCTGCTAGGTACTTTTTGGTTTTGGTAATTGCTTGTGTAATTCCGCCAGCAAAATCAATATGATTGTCTTTAATCATTACCATATCGTATAAAGCAAATCGGTGATTTTCACCGCCTCCTATTTTTA
The nucleotide sequence above comes from Tenacibaculum singaporense. Encoded proteins:
- a CDS encoding M3 family metallopeptidase, whose product is MKKQLLLIATLVVAMSCKTEQTKKETTSNMVENPLLVKSSLDFGAPDFTKIKNEHFMPAILKGMEVQNEEIAKIIANTEAPTFENTIIAFEESSKMLDNATAVFYALAGAHTNDTIKDNQKELAPKFSKHNDEILLNTQLFERIKFIYFNLERLELDAESKHLVKEQYKKFVKAGANLSEEKKNELKEINAELASLSNDFGKKLLDASKKGGLTVTGKEQLKGLSEETIKGLEKDGKYEIQLINTTQQPLLQTLENREVRKELFEKSIHRTDAGEYNTSDLVKKMALLRAKKAQILGFDNFASWSLQGTMASTPDKVFEMFNGLIPGSLSKVAAETKEIQAEINKEGNDFTLAPYDWNHFAEKVRKSKYNLNEDEVKPYFELTNVLEKGVFYAATKLYGITFKKRTDIPTYHPDVVVYEIFEEDGSKLGLFYGDFFARDSKRGGAWMGAFVKQSKLRGQKPVIYNVCNYPKPAEGEPALISFDNVETTFHEFGHALHGLFGNQKYASISGTSTARDFVEFPSQFNENWSTHPEVLNNYALHYKTGEVIPDALLQKIKNAGTFNQGYSIIENLASSNLDMQWHTISADTNIDDVAKFEEEALAKMKLKIDEVPPRYRSTYFAHIFSGGYAAGYYSYLWTEMLSHDAYDWFKNNGLLTRENGQKFREQILSKGNTMDYAEMYRVFAGRDPQAEPMLKARGLQ